The following coding sequences lie in one Methanohalophilus levihalophilus genomic window:
- a CDS encoding desulfoferrodoxin family protein codes for MYPKTKHNKGDIMESGDIIQTEDRNKGDSQSVARHLPTIEVLRNHGGSGKDYIRVVVGKNAKHPNESEHHIKWIELYAHTKMLNVVKIGRVNFTPGTEPDAIFRLVYFGKYREFCAVSYCNVHGLWQSCIEIREELRLTAGCRREKCLQEGFGV; via the coding sequence ATGTATCCTAAGACAAAACACAACAAAGGTGACATAATGGAATCCGGGGACATTATTCAAACCGAAGACAGAAATAAAGGTGACAGCCAGTCCGTGGCAAGGCACCTCCCGACCATCGAAGTACTCCGGAATCATGGTGGCTCCGGGAAAGATTACATCCGCGTTGTTGTAGGAAAAAATGCTAAACATCCAAATGAATCGGAACATCATATCAAATGGATTGAACTCTATGCCCACACGAAAATGCTGAATGTTGTAAAAATCGGCAGGGTAAATTTTACCCCGGGTACCGAGCCAGATGCAATATTCAGGCTTGTTTATTTTGGCAAATACCGGGAATTCTGTGCTGTTTCATACTGCAACGTGCATGGATTGTGGCAAAGCTGCATAGAAATACGCGAGGAACTCAGGCTCACTGCCGGCTGTCGTAGGGAAAAGTGTTTGCAGGAAGGCTTCGGAGTTTAA
- a CDS encoding carboxymuconolactone decarboxylase family protein translates to MNSLIEKLPETVEAFGQMRASLFKDSALDVKTKELIAVSSAVLMRCEKCMEIHAQRAKDKGATEDEIAEAIGVAMFIAGGSQLHWTEKYNDILKNNND, encoded by the coding sequence ATGAATTCCCTTATCGAAAAGCTTCCGGAAACTGTAGAGGCATTCGGCCAGATGCGTGCTTCCCTTTTCAAGGATAGTGCGCTTGATGTAAAAACCAAGGAACTGATTGCGGTTTCTTCTGCCGTTCTTATGAGGTGTGAAAAATGTATGGAAATCCACGCACAGAGGGCAAAGGATAAAGGTGCAACAGAAGATGAAATCGCAGAGGCCATTGGAGTTGCAATGTTCATTGCCGGCGGTTCACAGTTGCACTGGACAGAAAAATATAACGATATCCTGAAAAATAACAACGACTGA
- a CDS encoding TatD family hydrolase, with protein MNSQFPITDEHIHIDPRAKGLKAVREFQNAGGTHMIVVSKPSWTLGVNVSKPDDYRLVFDETVDIVKQINEIGVGAYPVLGPHPAEITKLTERMSLDEASSMMKAGLDIAAKYVEEGLAVGLKSGRPHYPVSDEIWKASNEIMSHGFDLAKDLGCAIQLHTESVGEPELLDIASIAKKTGIPLGKVVKHYAPPLVDVCEKIGLFPGVLAGKGAIEEALSQGSRFMMETDYIDDPDRPGAVLGPKTIPRRTLKLVEEFGEEVFWKIHKENVEEVYEVEINL; from the coding sequence ATGAACTCACAATTTCCAATTACCGATGAGCACATCCACATTGATCCAAGAGCAAAGGGGCTAAAGGCAGTTCGTGAATTCCAGAACGCAGGCGGAACCCATATGATAGTGGTTTCCAAGCCAAGCTGGACTCTGGGTGTGAATGTTTCCAAACCAGATGACTATAGGCTTGTTTTTGATGAAACCGTGGATATTGTGAAGCAGATTAACGAGATTGGAGTAGGTGCATATCCTGTTTTGGGACCACATCCTGCTGAAATTACTAAACTGACTGAACGCATGAGTCTGGATGAAGCTTCTTCCATGATGAAGGCAGGTCTTGATATTGCTGCAAAATATGTGGAAGAAGGTCTGGCTGTGGGACTTAAGAGCGGCCGTCCCCATTATCCCGTTTCAGATGAAATCTGGAAAGCTTCCAATGAGATAATGTCTCATGGATTTGATCTGGCTAAGGACTTAGGCTGTGCAATCCAGTTGCACACGGAAAGTGTGGGCGAGCCTGAACTTCTTGATATTGCTTCCATTGCAAAAAAAACAGGAATTCCTCTTGGAAAAGTTGTGAAACACTATGCTCCTCCTCTTGTAGATGTTTGTGAGAAAATAGGTCTTTTTCCCGGAGTACTTGCCGGTAAAGGTGCGATTGAAGAGGCACTTTCCCAGGGCAGTCGTTTCATGATGGAAACTGACTACATTGACGATCCTGATAGGCCGGGTGCGGTTCTTGGTCCGAAAACAATTCCCCGACGGACGCTAAAGCTTGTTGAGGAATTCGGAGAGGAAGTTTTCTGGAAAATACACAAGGAGAACGTAGAAGAGGTTTATGAGGTGGAGATAAATCTCTGA
- the uvrA gene encoding excinuclease ABC subunit UvrA, with the protein MSLKNIVVKGAKEHNLKNLDVVLPRDKLIVITGLSGSGKSSLAFDTIYAEGQRRYVESLSAYARQFLGLMEKPDVEYIEGLSPAISIEQKTTSKNPRSTVGTVTEIYDYLRLLFARIGVRHCPDCGRIIEPQSVDQIVDSILKIPEGTKLNILSPLVRERKGEYRKLLLDLQAEGFTRVRLDGEIMRIEDAQEVELERYKKHNIEIVVDRVQIKPDIAERLSESVEQALAKSDGLVVADVVDGEELIFSEKLACPDCGTGFEELEPAMFSFNSPQGACEECHGLGTSMEFDPDLIVPDPTLSLREGAIEPWGDRQDGYYMQSLVSMANYFGFSMDDPFEDLKPEYQHMILHGTSAKIPLIHVGKNGGVWKHTGHFKGVIHNLSRIYEKTESESTKDKMRKYISTNPCPACGGDRLKPASLAVLIADNNIIEVTRMSIEEALRFFEKLEKNLGHREYTIARLILKEIKARLGFLVDVGLDYLSMNRSAATLSGGEAQRIRLATQIGSSLMGVLYILDEPSIGLHQRDNLRLINTLKHLRDIGNTVLVVEHDEETIMNADHVVDMGPGAGIHGGEIVAEGPPLDIMADPHSETGQYLSRKVEIAIPEMRRSPQGFMRLIGAAENNLKSIDVDFPIGVMVCVTGVSGSGKSTLINETLNKVLAQKLNRARERPGKYHSIEGLESVDKVITIDQSPIGRTPRSNPATYTNLFTPIRELFAQTKLAKTRGYKPGRFSFNVKGGRCETCSGDGTITIEMHFLPDVYVPCEVCHGKRYNRETLEVTFKDKNIAEVLDMTVEEALEFFENVPKISRKLQTLFDVGLGYIKLGQSSTTLSGGEAQRVKLATELSKKSTGKTVYILDEPTTGLHFADVNKLLEVLQRLVDAGNTVIVIEHNLDVIKVSDWIIDLGPEGGERGGLIIAEGTPETVAKVESSYTGEFLHRLLHE; encoded by the coding sequence ATGTCCCTCAAAAATATCGTTGTCAAAGGAGCCAAAGAGCACAATCTCAAGAACCTTGATGTAGTGCTGCCACGTGACAAGCTCATTGTAATCACGGGTCTGAGCGGCTCGGGGAAATCTTCCCTTGCTTTTGATACCATCTATGCGGAAGGCCAGAGAAGGTACGTTGAATCCCTCTCAGCCTATGCCCGGCAGTTTCTCGGGTTGATGGAAAAACCTGATGTTGAGTACATCGAGGGCTTGTCTCCTGCCATTTCCATCGAGCAGAAGACTACAAGCAAGAACCCCCGGTCCACTGTGGGGACTGTTACTGAAATTTATGATTATCTCAGGTTGCTCTTTGCTCGTATTGGTGTACGGCACTGTCCGGATTGTGGCAGGATTATCGAGCCGCAAAGCGTTGACCAGATTGTCGACAGCATCCTGAAAATTCCTGAAGGGACAAAGCTGAATATTCTTTCCCCTCTTGTCAGGGAGAGGAAAGGAGAATACCGCAAACTACTCCTAGATTTGCAAGCAGAGGGCTTCACACGAGTCCGGCTTGACGGGGAAATAATGCGAATTGAGGATGCTCAGGAAGTGGAACTTGAGCGCTATAAAAAGCACAACATTGAGATTGTTGTGGACAGGGTCCAGATCAAACCGGATATTGCAGAACGCCTTTCTGAATCTGTGGAGCAGGCACTTGCCAAAAGCGACGGGCTTGTTGTTGCGGATGTTGTTGATGGTGAGGAACTGATTTTCAGCGAAAAACTCGCCTGCCCGGATTGTGGAACGGGGTTTGAGGAACTCGAACCTGCCATGTTCTCATTCAACAGCCCACAGGGCGCATGTGAGGAATGCCATGGTCTCGGAACCTCAATGGAATTTGATCCTGACTTAATTGTTCCCGATCCAACTCTTAGCTTACGGGAAGGTGCTATTGAACCCTGGGGCGACAGGCAGGATGGCTATTACATGCAATCCCTTGTATCCATGGCAAACTACTTCGGTTTTTCAATGGATGATCCTTTCGAGGATCTTAAACCCGAATACCAGCACATGATACTCCACGGAACTTCTGCCAAAATCCCACTGATCCACGTGGGAAAGAATGGCGGTGTCTGGAAACACACCGGGCATTTCAAGGGAGTTATTCATAATCTTTCACGCATCTATGAAAAAACAGAATCCGAGAGCACCAAAGACAAGATGCGCAAATACATTAGCACAAATCCATGTCCTGCCTGTGGCGGTGACAGGCTAAAGCCAGCAAGTCTTGCGGTTCTCATAGCTGATAATAACATTATTGAAGTCACCCGGATGTCCATTGAGGAAGCACTGCGTTTCTTCGAAAAACTGGAAAAGAATCTCGGGCACAGGGAATACACAATTGCAAGATTGATCCTCAAGGAAATCAAAGCCCGTCTGGGTTTTTTGGTGGATGTGGGGCTTGATTACCTTTCCATGAACCGGTCTGCAGCTACTCTTTCCGGTGGCGAGGCCCAGCGTATCAGGCTGGCAACCCAGATTGGATCAAGTCTCATGGGTGTGCTGTACATTCTTGACGAACCCAGCATCGGATTGCACCAGCGTGACAATTTACGGCTCATCAACACCCTCAAGCATTTGAGGGATATCGGCAACACGGTTCTCGTGGTAGAGCACGATGAAGAAACCATTATGAATGCGGATCACGTAGTGGACATGGGTCCGGGTGCCGGTATTCACGGAGGCGAGATTGTTGCCGAAGGTCCGCCCCTTGATATCATGGCGGATCCTCATTCCGAGACCGGGCAGTATCTCAGTCGGAAGGTTGAAATTGCAATTCCTGAAATGAGGCGTTCTCCACAGGGATTCATGCGTCTTATCGGAGCTGCAGAGAACAATCTGAAGTCAATTGATGTGGATTTCCCAATTGGTGTCATGGTGTGTGTAACCGGGGTATCGGGGTCAGGCAAGAGTACTCTCATCAATGAAACCCTGAACAAAGTGCTTGCACAGAAACTCAACCGTGCACGAGAGCGTCCCGGGAAATACCATTCCATTGAAGGACTCGAATCAGTTGATAAGGTAATTACCATCGACCAGTCTCCTATCGGCAGGACACCACGTTCCAATCCTGCAACTTATACTAATTTGTTCACTCCCATCAGGGAACTTTTCGCCCAGACAAAACTCGCTAAAACAAGGGGGTACAAACCCGGAAGGTTCAGTTTTAATGTAAAAGGAGGGAGGTGTGAAACCTGTAGTGGTGACGGGACAATTACAATTGAAATGCATTTCCTTCCTGATGTTTATGTTCCCTGTGAAGTTTGCCACGGGAAACGTTACAACAGGGAGACTCTTGAAGTCACTTTCAAGGATAAGAACATAGCTGAAGTACTTGACATGACTGTAGAGGAAGCTCTTGAGTTCTTTGAAAACGTACCCAAGATAAGCAGGAAATTGCAGACATTGTTTGATGTCGGTCTTGGTTACATCAAACTTGGACAGTCATCCACAACCCTTTCAGGTGGTGAAGCTCAGAGGGTTAAACTTGCCACTGAACTCAGCAAAAAATCCACCGGCAAAACAGTGTATATTCTTGATGAACCTACTACAGGACTGCATTTTGCAGACGTAAATAAACTACTTGAGGTTCTACAGCGGTTGGTTGACGCCGGGAACACCGTCATAGTTATCGAACACAATCTTGATGTCATCAAGGTTTCAGACTGGATAATTGATCTGGGTCCGGAGGGTGGGGAACGTGGTGGGCTTATCATTGCCGAAGGCACTCCTGAGACAGTGGCAAAAGTTGAGAGTTCCTACACCGGTGAATTCTTGCACAGATTGTTGCATGAATAA